The Apium graveolens cultivar Ventura chromosome 10, ASM990537v1, whole genome shotgun sequence nucleotide sequence GGAACATTTGTTGTACAAGCCAATGGAGTTGCATCATCTGTACCTTGCCTGAAGAACGTCGGGAATAATTTATCAGCTATGCCAAATTTGAGCCAAATTCAAGAATTAATCAAAGCTTATTCACCGCTACTGTACTTTCACCCTGATGAGCAGTTCTTGCCCTCTTCAGTGAGTTGGTTTTTTCAGAACGGGGCATTATTGTATACCAAAGGCAATGAATCTAATCCAGTTCCTATTAATGCCACAGGCTCTAATCTCCCACTAAATGGAACGGACGATGGTGCATATTGGCTAGACCTTCCCATCAATGAAACGATCCGGGACAGCCTTAAGAAAGGTAATTTGCAAAATGTTGAGGCATATCTACATGTTAAACCTATGCTTGGTGCCACATTTACTGACATAGTAGTGTGGATTTTTTATCCGTTCAATGGGGCGGCAAAGGCTAAAATCGAGATATTTCAAAATGTCCACTTGGGAAAAATTGGTGAACATGTTGGTGACTGGGAGCATGTGGCATTACGGATTAGCAATTTGGACGGGGAACTGAAAAAAGTTTATTTTTCACAACATAATAATGGCACATGGGTGAGTGCCTCAGGCCTTGAGTTTGAAAATATCAGCAAGCCCGTCGTGTATGTGTCATTGCACGGTCACGCTGCATTTCCACACACCGGGCTTGTTTTAGAAGGAGGGACGGACGAAGTTGGAATACGAAATGATATGGCCAAAGGTGATACTGTGATGGATGCCGGGGCAGCTTTTTCTGTGGTTAGCGCAAAGTACTTGGGGTCATCCGCGGTCGTTGAGCCATTATGGTTAAATTATGCTAGACAATGGGGACCAAATGTTACTTACGATATTGATAGTGTGATGGAGATGTTACCAGGAGAGTTGAAAATTGAATTTAAGAAGATATTAAGTCATGTTCCTCATGAGGTATTAGGTGAAGAAGGGCCTCTTGGCCCCAAAATGAAAGATAATTGGAATGGTGATGAGAGGGTTTGAGAATTTACTTGCTTTTAGTGCTTAATGCATATTAGTTCAACTAATTTGTTGTTTTAGTCGTTGACAAAAGTGAGAGGTTGAGAATCATCAAAGTCATTTACTCACCTTTTAACTCAAAATCATGACCACTGTACAAACTTTTAGACACTTTGAACATCGCAAAAACATTCCTACTTGTATAATCCAATGTGAACCCACCAAAATGTTTGTTCGTACGATGTCCGACACTTCTAGCGGGAAGATTTTTCGGACAACCGAGTGATGTGAGATATAAACAATTGTAGGGCCTAACATCTCACTAGGTGAGCAAAAAACCGAAAAAAATCAAAACCGAAACTGAAATTGAAATCGCTAAAAACCGATAAAAACCGAATCGCTTAAATCCGAACCGGAACCGAAATCGGAAAATTAAAAACTGAAACCAAAACCGATTTGTGGTTCGGTTTTAACATttaaaaccgaaccgaaaaaacCCGAAACCGATCTGattattaaatttaataaattaatatatttatatttatacatataatataattttctaaaattaataaGTATGCGTATTTTTCTAGTTTATAGCTATGTTATTTTTTTCTGTTTGAAGACTTAAAACTGTATATTTTTTGTTATTTATGCACGAATAGATAGTAAACATAACTTTTTCATACATATTCAAGGATGTGGGTTTAGTTGTAACTGGTATACTAATATTTCTAATTCTTTTATATTGGAATCAATTAAGAAAATACTCAGATGGCTGAGAGCCTGAGACTGAGCCTTCTATTTTTTTATCATGTTAATGGACTTGTGATTATGGTCCGACAGCTACTGGATTCTTTCACTTATAATTTATTAAGAAAACTTTgcatttttaatttttgaataattttattttgtaatTCCTATACTTAAAAATTTTTGTATTCATAATTGTTTGGTTAATTTTATTTGATACGGTTTTAAAACCGAAACCGAATAAAATCGAACCGAGGTTTTCaaaaccgaaaccgaaccgaTGGTTTCGGTTTCTAATTTTAAAAACCGAGGACATGCGGTTTCGATTTCGGCTAAAAACCGCCCCGAACCGAACCACACTCTCCCCAACATCTCACTATTCAGCAAGTTGATCGTTTGTGCCTATGTGCCTCGTGCACCTTTCAGTCGTGTAATGACGATGAGAATAAAAAGCTAGAATATAGATTAAGAACTTGTTTCCTACTTGTATAAGTTCACCCTCAAATATAATGGATTAAAAGAAAAAAGTTCACTTTTATAGGTAGAGCCGTAGAGCTAATTGCAACAAAACTACTGCTAAAAAAACCTTGGTTTAGATGATACATTACAGCCTAACCATCTCATTTTTTAATCCAAGAAATCCTAAAGAACGTTAAATCAAAAATCAGGCTGAAGTATCCTATAGCTTCTCCGTTTTACAATGCTTTTGATCAAACAAAAAGTTAAGCTACACATTACAGTCCATTCCTATCTGAAATACTGTAAATCTAACTCTTCAAGAAACACATGTGACTGCTCATAAGAAATAATCTGGAGTTCTTCGAGTCACATCTGGTTCTCCTCTCCTCGGAGCTGGCTCAAACTGCAAGAAAGTTATAAATGAGACACACATGTAATtattttcaaattcatttaattaTTAGTTCTAATCATTCACAGTCTTAGTGGAGCGTCAGGGCTTGAACCAACTACAAAACATAGTTGCCCTGTTAATATGCCTAACACATAAACCCATGTGGCAAGCAACAAGTTTTCGGAATATAAAACCCTTAAAGCAACTCCAAATTCACCCAACAGTGGCCTAAATCTCGGTCCAAATTCGGACCGTTGAACAGTGCAGGCCCAAATTTGGACCGACACTATTCATCGGTCCAAATCCGAgattaaaataatagtttttagtttatttgctttaGTTTTTAAGATAAATCTTTGATTTCCGATATTTATGAATGTAATTAACTAACATTAGGATATTATTTGCACACGTATGATGGGAAGTGTGCTGTGTGCATATGCTATTCTTGGATCTTATACAGGAACGGTTACTACAGTCTATTGGTTTTGACCTGTGATGCTGGCTAGAAGTTTATATGCTGATTCTGAGAAGGACAGTGCTTTTGACAGACACGAATGATGTAGTTGACTTGTATTCCAAACTCAACTAATTAAACGAAACAACAGCCATAGTATCACTGCTACTACAAAAATGGCCATCAAAAACTAAAACAAAAAATTGGACCTTTAACGAATCTTGACCAAGATTTTAAGGCTACTATAAAGTCTAGttccgtaatttatttttaaaaattttcttttttcttgtATAAAAAATTGAacaatatattttttatttagaagaaaaaaaattaaaaaatttagaCAACCACATTTTATAAGAGCTTAAAGTACGTGCCGAGCCTCAGTCTCCCAATGTAGCCTCAGTCTCCCAATGTAAAGCATTGGGTGGAACGGAGGGAGTATAATTCATGATACATACACATAAACATAaaaaaatgagagagagagagagatgctGATTCTGAAAAGGACACTGAGGATGAGGACAGTGCTTTTGACAGACAAGTGTGATGTAGTTGACTTGGGgggggcgagagagagagaggggggggagaggggagagagaggggggggggagAGGGGGGGGGGAGaggggagagagaggggggggggggagagggggggggggagagagagagagagagagacctgaATAAAAGTATGGCCATTGCAGTCATCAACTTCCAATATAGATGCCATGTTCCCACAACGATAACAATAATTTGGTGCACTAAAGATGGTGACCACTTTTTGGTCCTGTAGTATATATTTAGCCAAAACATATTTATTAGTGGCATTATGAAAAGTtaaaatatacatataatataCTTGATTTAGAAAGCACAATTATTACATGTCCCCAGTTATATCCCTCCATAACCAGCTGATGAGCTCGAGCAATAAGCTTCAGGCTGTTAGTGTGGTTAAATTGCTCAGATATGTCCTGAAAATGATATATATTACTTATCACAGCATGTATAAAAGAAGGAAAGATTGTAAACCACCAGGTAAAAATAATACTTGGCCAAAAGTGTATCCAGCACCACGTGGAGATATACCCCAACCACAGCGATCATCTGGGTCAGACCACAAAAGATCACACATCGGGCCTTCATGTGGGACTTCTTGAACACGGTCAAAGTTTCTGATGTTATCAAGTGTTTCAATAGATGGGGATAATCCTCCATGCAGACAAAATATCTCCGATTCAACCTAGCATTTACATGAAGATGAGGATCACAGGTTCCTTTTGCATATAATATAACATGCTGGCTCCTAAGCAGGGCAGCTGAAAGGCAAAGAAGTATATGTAACACAGAAAAAATATTTggattaaaaaatatatatatccgAAGAATATTTTGACCTCGAAGCCATGATAACTTAAACAAATTTATATTACAAGCTAAAAAGTTTGACAGTGCATCAAAGAAGACTATGGGATAAAACTCCTAAAGTAGTAGTGAGTCGGATAAGTTTTGTAAGGTCAGATATCATTTGCAGAAGGTTGTCAAGCTCATTAGTTGCTCCTGTTTAGAAACTGAAGCAAAAGTGGAAATAACGACACTGAAAATATTATTTCTCGCAGCAATGGGAACTTATTCACTCCCTGACAAAAAAGAAATTATTTTTCTGCTTCTATTGTTGTGAAGATGAACAGATTATGACTGAATTAACAATTGCTACTTAAGAACATAATGTCTAGTTTCATAGTAAGACGTGTCAATGTAATGATAAAATGTGGAAACGATGTTCACAGAAGTCAGTTAAGACTGTTGGCTTTATTATATGTACTACCAAATAAGTAATAACCCATGCAAAGCACAGGCCAATTTgacatatatattatatataatagaAGACCAAGTAAATATTATAAAAGAATCTAATACTATTAAAGATACTCCTAATTAACAATAATTATAACTTCCTTTAAAAAACAATATATATTTAACTTAAATCTAGAATTATATTATTCACATTGAAAAAATAATGCAATAATAAGTTTAAATAGTAATTATTCttattaaaattatttcaaaGATAACTATAATCCAAAAGTTATAGTTAGTTTATAGATATTCACGTTTAACAATATTATAAAGTTACATACCGAGTAATTTCATTCATACAT carries:
- the LOC141688874 gene encoding hypothetical protein At1g04090-like isoform X2; the protein is MLGSYSQPNNQPLFGWVLIAKDLTNNASQEALALPTNYTLVWSSESQNIKQDGVGYIWLPIPPQGYMPTGHVVTNSSEKPPLDMIRCVRSDFTALTEIDSWIWGSKSGLNVYTSRPASRESIDLSVSTGTFVVQANGVASSVPCLKNVGNNLSAMPNLSQIQELIKAYSPLLYFHPDEQFLPSSVSWFFQNGALLYTKGNESNPVPINATGSNLPLNGTDDGAYWLDLPINETIRDSLKKGNLQNVEAYLHVKPMLGATFTDIVVWIFYPFNGAAKAKIEIFQNVHLGKIGEHVGDWEHVALRISNLDGELKKVYFSQHNNGTWVSASGLEFENISKPVVYVSLHGHAAFPHTGLVLEGGTDEVGIRNDMAKGDTVMDAGAAFSVVSAKYLGSSAVVEPLWLNYARQWGPNVTYDIDSVMEMLPGELKIEFKKILSHVPHEVLGEEGPLGPKMKDNWNGDERV
- the LOC141688874 gene encoding hypothetical protein At1g04090-like isoform X1; the protein is MMGSQKLHSCFIIFIILISFKESTSWNPLDIFKKTKTKQPLPIESVFKLPSPLPTWPSGGGFANGTIDLGGLVVSQVSSFSKIWATLEGGPDNLGATFYEPSSVPKGFFMLGSYSQPNNQPLFGWVLIAKDLTNNASQEALALPTNYTLVWSSESQNIKQDGVGYIWLPIPPQGYMPTGHVVTNSSEKPPLDMIRCVRSDFTALTEIDSWIWGSKSGLNVYTSRPASRESIDLSVSTGTFVVQANGVASSVPCLKNVGNNLSAMPNLSQIQELIKAYSPLLYFHPDEQFLPSSVSWFFQNGALLYTKGNESNPVPINATGSNLPLNGTDDGAYWLDLPINETIRDSLKKGNLQNVEAYLHVKPMLGATFTDIVVWIFYPFNGAAKAKIEIFQNVHLGKIGEHVGDWEHVALRISNLDGELKKVYFSQHNNGTWVSASGLEFENISKPVVYVSLHGHAAFPHTGLVLEGGTDEVGIRNDMAKGDTVMDAGAAFSVVSAKYLGSSAVVEPLWLNYARQWGPNVTYDIDSVMEMLPGELKIEFKKILSHVPHEVLGEEGPLGPKMKDNWNGDERV